One genomic window of uncultured Erythrobacter sp. includes the following:
- a CDS encoding GFA family protein: MSARVPVEGGCHCGAVRFRAEADAAPKMLHCNCSICSASGYLHLFIPHERFELLSGDEALTSYRFGSGQAVHLFCRICGVKSFYQPKSHPDCWSVHLACLDDASNLTPEITEFDGKNWEQAADDVLR, encoded by the coding sequence GTGAGCGCACGCGTACCCGTCGAGGGCGGCTGCCATTGCGGTGCGGTGCGGTTTCGCGCCGAGGCGGATGCCGCGCCGAAGATGCTGCATTGCAATTGTTCGATCTGCTCGGCGTCGGGCTATTTGCACCTCTTCATCCCGCACGAACGCTTTGAGTTGTTGAGCGGCGACGAGGCGCTGACGTCGTACCGGTTCGGTAGTGGCCAGGCGGTGCACCTTTTCTGCAGAATTTGCGGTGTCAAAAGCTTCTACCAACCAAAGTCGCATCCCGATTGCTGGAGCGTGCACCTCGCCTGCCTCGACGATGCGTCAAATCTGACGCCAGAAATCACTGAATTTGATGGCAAAAACTGGGAGCAGGCTGCGGACGACGTTCTTCGCTAG
- the glmS gene encoding glutamine--fructose-6-phosphate transaminase (isomerizing) has translation MCGIIGIVGKEEVADRLVDGLKRMEYRGYDSAGICTLHDGAMVRRRAEGKLGNLVSVLADEPAPGMVGIAHTRWATHGAPTTTNAHPHATGEVAIVHNGIIENFKELRAELAAENRTFESETDSEVVAHLISSRIESGMGPEEAVREVLPRLRGAFGLAIAFRAYPDLLIGARLGSPLVVGHGDGEMYLGSDALALAPLTQRITYLEEGDWAVIRHDRAQIFDSEGRETFRPVQPSGASAAAVEKGNYRHFMQKEIWDQPTVVAQTLASYLRRDDNSVALPQFDFDLSAIRRLTIVACGTSYYAGMVAKYWFEQFARVPVDIDVASEFRYREPVLEEGGLALFISQSGETADTLAALRHCKAEGQTIGVVVNVPTSTMAREADLLLPTHAGPEIGVASTKAFTCQLAVLAALAAHMAVKKGLMTREEEMEVVKHLLEAPAALNAALDHDDDIAAMAPLIAPARDVLYLGRGQDYPLALEGALKLKEISYIHAEGYASGEMKHGPIALIDDDVPVVVIAPSGTLFEKTVSNMEEVRARGGKVVLISDAKGLEEAGEGCLATIEMPVVHPLIAPLVYAIPVQLLAYHVAVVKGTDVDQPRNLAKSVTVE, from the coding sequence ATGTGCGGCATTATCGGGATCGTGGGTAAGGAAGAGGTTGCCGACCGGTTGGTCGATGGCCTCAAGCGCATGGAATATCGCGGCTATGACAGTGCAGGGATCTGCACGCTGCATGATGGCGCGATGGTGCGTCGCCGGGCAGAAGGAAAACTCGGCAATCTCGTGAGTGTGCTCGCCGACGAACCCGCCCCCGGTATGGTCGGCATCGCTCACACCCGCTGGGCAACGCACGGCGCACCGACGACAACCAACGCGCATCCGCACGCCACCGGCGAAGTCGCGATTGTGCACAACGGCATTATCGAAAATTTCAAGGAACTGCGCGCCGAACTCGCCGCTGAAAACCGCACTTTTGAAAGTGAGACAGACAGCGAAGTCGTCGCGCATCTCATCTCAAGCCGCATCGAAAGCGGCATGGGCCCAGAAGAAGCCGTGCGTGAAGTTCTGCCGCGATTGCGCGGAGCTTTCGGCCTCGCGATTGCCTTTCGTGCATATCCAGATCTGTTGATCGGCGCGCGGCTTGGGTCGCCGCTGGTCGTAGGGCACGGCGATGGCGAGATGTATCTTGGGTCCGACGCGCTTGCACTGGCGCCGCTGACCCAGCGTATTACCTATCTTGAAGAGGGTGATTGGGCAGTCATCCGTCACGACCGCGCTCAGATATTCGATTCCGAAGGGCGCGAGACTTTTCGCCCGGTACAGCCATCTGGTGCATCGGCGGCGGCTGTCGAGAAAGGCAATTATCGCCACTTCATGCAGAAAGAGATCTGGGACCAGCCGACTGTGGTGGCGCAGACTCTTGCATCCTATCTGCGCCGCGATGACAACTCGGTTGCGCTTCCGCAGTTCGATTTCGACTTGTCCGCGATCCGCCGCCTGACCATCGTCGCATGCGGCACGTCCTATTACGCTGGAATGGTTGCCAAATACTGGTTTGAGCAATTTGCCCGCGTGCCGGTCGATATCGATGTGGCAAGCGAGTTCCGTTACCGCGAGCCAGTGCTCGAAGAAGGCGGATTGGCGCTGTTCATTTCGCAGAGCGGCGAGACCGCCGATACGCTCGCGGCTCTGCGCCATTGCAAGGCCGAAGGGCAGACCATCGGCGTTGTCGTAAACGTGCCGACCAGCACGATGGCGCGCGAAGCCGACTTGTTGCTGCCGACCCATGCCGGGCCTGAAATTGGTGTTGCCTCAACCAAAGCCTTCACGTGCCAGCTGGCGGTCCTTGCAGCGCTCGCGGCCCATATGGCGGTGAAGAAAGGTCTGATGACCCGCGAGGAAGAGATGGAGGTGGTCAAACACCTGCTCGAAGCCCCTGCCGCGCTGAACGCTGCGCTGGATCACGATGACGATATTGCCGCCATGGCGCCGCTGATCGCACCAGCGCGCGACGTGCTCTATCTCGGGCGTGGACAGGATTATCCGCTCGCCCTCGAAGGGGCGCTTAAGCTCAAGGAAATCAGCTATATCCACGCCGAAGGCTACGCCTCTGGCGAGATGAAGCACGGACCGATCGCACTGATCGATGACGATGTTCCGGTTGTGGTGATCGCACCCTCTGGCACGCTGTTTGAAAAGACCGTGTCCAACATGGAAGAGGTCCGTGCACGCGGCGGGAAAGTGGTGCTGATCTCCGATGCGAAAGGTCTGGAGGAAGCTGGCGAGGGCTGCCTCGCGACAATCGAAATGCCGGTGGTGCACCCGCTCATCGCTCCGCTGGTTTACGCAATCCCGGTACAGTTGCTCGCCTATCACGTGGCGGTCGTGAAAGGGACCGACGTCGATCAACCCCGCAATCTGGCGAAATCGGTGACGGTGGAGTGA